Proteins from a single region of Gossypium arboreum isolate Shixiya-1 chromosome 1, ASM2569848v2, whole genome shotgun sequence:
- the LOC108466859 gene encoding uncharacterized protein LOC108466859 translates to MPPLRFNAFLLLSLLLFMPFSYGMVNGGMQAKYQSLHQQMKGVNEKIQMTSSRKLLMGAMLDYEETGANTKHEPRKRPGKP, encoded by the exons ATGCCACCTCTGCGCTTCAACGCTTTTCTTCTGCTCTCTTTGCTCCTCTTCATGCCTTTCTCTTATG GCATGGTTAACGGTGGAATGCAGGCCAAATATCAGTCTCTCCATCAACAG ATGAAGGGTGTGAATGAGAAGATCCAAATGACTTCATCAAGGAAACTGTTGATGGGTGCAATGCTGGATTACGAGGAAACAGGTGCTAATACTAAGCACGAACCCAGGAAAAGACCTGGAAAACCCTGA